From one Plasmodium chabaudi chabaudi strain AS genome assembly, chromosome: 4 genomic stretch:
- a CDS encoding mitochondrial ribosomal protein L29/L47 precursor, putative has translation MVFFRIGQKINFVPKRGGIEELWKNSFLDNVSMKVKQKYSQTGDAWPCVLLRKKSFNDLHKLYYICLKEKNKLLGEQYFHFQNGTKMIQHGRLKKVKLTMKRILTVLSRRAIHAQCIRAKDILKKQQEREIYETQKFQLEEQLLYLKHKINVLKNTSSLEKYSLKLSLTKIQNQIDQLNILLNPLRKETMHLLIPNFKYQRKYSDLPGFISWKKQNIVALRNNMDKLNKFY, from the coding sequence ATGGTTTTTTTTCGAATAGGGCAAAAGATAAACTTTGTCCCTAAAAGGGGGGGAATAGAAGAGTTATGGAAAAATAGTTTTTTGGATAATGTAAGTATGAaagtaaaacaaaaatatagccAAACTGGTGATGCATGGCCATGCGTATTGTTAAGgaaaaaaagttttaatgatttacataaattatattatatatgtttaaaagaaaaaaataaattattaggggaacaatattttcattttcaaaatggCACAAAAATGATACAACATGGtagattaaaaaaagttaaactAACTATGAAAAGAATATTAACTGTTTTATCAAGAAGGGCTATACATGCACAATGTATTCGAGCTAAagacattttaaaaaaacaacaagaaagagaaatatatgaaacaCAAAAATTTCAATTAGAAGAACAAttactttatttaaaacataaaattaatgttttaaaaaatacatcatcacttgaaaaatattcattaaaattatccttaacaaaaatacaaaatcaAATTGATCAACTAAATATTCTTCTTAACCCATTAAGAAAAGAAACTATGCATTTACTTATCCCAAATTTTAAGTatcaaagaaaatattcagATTTGCCTGGATTTATTTCAtggaaaaaacaaaatattgttGCCCTTAGAAATAACATGGACAAGCTCAACAAATTTTACTAA
- a CDS encoding zinc finger protein, putative produces MNMGINMKGSKVKENPIHNENKMKRWIDSPETRDILSNSVSKCFINIPPEKNKFKLRRMHTIDSADLVYGPKLYELPEIEKINMNSSENKQSSSERKKNRDCNYETKGRTRCLMDKKPEPTINSSIVPMDNNDDYDDNIPSFGTQFHEKGTCNPCRYEWTRGCHMGKFCRFCHHSSHVPIGTARVVPDPKTLATTKVRPENILTNQKIASYAETLNSLVEAKSQNNLHSDRTKANNNFQLVGHITNDNYNNSVTHHDDSSNNGYSVSKRWQSLSMLSSDSNKKKIYKKNNYYAGPYKLNSMDTIYIPCLDFSNYMNDYDQSICNYSNTNPHVYTTSKEYMLPNVLVDNIPKNAIIKILKPVKPFARSYVIKSITS; encoded by the exons ATGAACATGGGTATCAATATGAAAGGAAGTAAAGTAAAAGAGAATCCTATTcacaatgaaaataaaatgaaaaggtGGATTGATTCACCCGAAACTCGAGATATATTGTCCAATTCGGTTAGTAAGTgctttattaatattcccccggaaaaaaacaaattcaaATTAAGGAGGATGCACACAATAGACTCTGCTGATTTAGTTTATGGAcctaaattatatgaacttccagaaatagaaaaaataaatatgaacagtTCAGAAAATAAGCAATCTTCTAgcgaaagaaaaaaaaatagggATTGCAATTATGAGACCAAGGGTAGAACTCGTTGTCTAATGGATAAAAAACCGGAACCAACAATAAATTCGTCGATTGTGCCTATGGACAATAATGACGATTATGATGACAATATCCCATCCTTTGGAACGCAATTCCACGAAAAGG GAACGTGCAACCCGTGCAGATATGAATGGACCCGAGGATGCCACATGGGAAAGTTTTGCAGATTTTGCCACCATTCTTCTCATGTTCCCATTGGCACCGCTCGAGTTGTTCCCGATCCAAAAACGCTAGCAACAACAAAAGTTAGAccggaaaatatattgactAACCAAAAGATAGCAA GTTATGCTGAAACTTTAAATTCGTTGGTTGAAGCTAAGTcccaaaataatttacataGCGATAGAACAAaagcaaataataattttcagTTGGTTGGACATATCACAAATGATAACTATAACAATAGTGTCACTCATCACGATGATTCTTCAAACAATGGGTACTCTGTTTCAAAAAGGTGGCAAAGCCTTTCTATGTTGTCAAGCGATtctaataaaaagaaaatttataaaaaaaataattattatgctGGCCCATATAAGTTAAACAGTATggatactatatatattccatGTTTAGACTTctcaaattatatgaatgatTATGATCAAAGTATTTGTAATTATTCTAATACCAATCCCCATGTTTATACTACATCCAAAGAGTATATGTTGCCTAATGTCTTAGTGGATAACATTCCAAAAAATGCTATAATTAAGATCCTTAAACCAGTGAAGCCTTTCGCAAGAAGCTACGTTATTAAATCTATTACTTCGTGA
- a CDS encoding zinc finger protein, putative, whose translation MNSFPSNATNFRNRTLNSSTKNTNINYKINSYKNENVIFCPACNIPFSTRLRINPCYHTVCGKCYEMSLQKNQSCIICNAEINDVDFIFQNDNIYICPYNFCKKVFLNLKSYNYHIYFKHEFLKEHEQDQELDWDRENENLFPNNNEYENDNFVNYVNGSEFENKSSTEFANIEEDSNHMYDHPLDKKINPEYVKSDQPNNNKIDTSKINNTNFNLKNNPFLIKNNNTNENTSTNVNNKMNIPFINNKVNVPGNWNFTSMPFKSNFSIPSNEKYNTTNTNTKKNTEPKEEDDYDNLEDLM comes from the coding sequence ATGAATTCATTTCCAAGTAATGCCACGAACTTTAGGAACAGGACTTTAAACAGTTCTAcgaaaaatacaaatataaattataaaataaattcatataaaaatgaaaacgtGATATTTTGTCCAGCATGTAATATACCATTTAGTACGAGACTTCGAATAAATCCATGTTATCATACTGTATGTGGAAAATGTTATGAGATGtctttacaaaaaaatcagAGCTGTATAATATGCAATGCCGAAATAAATGATgttgattttatttttcaaaatgataatatatatatatgtccatacaatttttgcaaaaaagtttttttaaatttgaaaagttataattatcatatttattttaaacatGAATTTTTAAAGGAACATGAACAAGATCAGGAATTAGATTGGGATagagaaaatgaaaatttatttccaaacaataatgaatatgaaaatgataattttgttaactATGTAAATGGATCAGAGTTTGAAAATAAGTCTTCAACAGAATTTGCAAATATAGAGGAAGATAGCAATCATATGTATGATCATCCtttagataaaaaaataaatcctGAATATGTAAAATCAGATCaaccaaataataataaaattgatacatcaaaaataaataatacaaattttaatctaaaaaataatccatTCCTtataaagaataataatactaaCGAAAATACATCAACAAATGttaataacaaaatgaatattccattcataaataataaagtaaaTGTTCCAGGGAATTGGAATTTTACATCTATGCCATTTAAATCAAATTTTAGTATACcatcaaatgaaaaatataatacaaccaatacaaatacaaaaaaaaatacagaaCCTAAAGAAGAGGATGATTATGATAACTTAGAAGACTTAATGTGA
- a CDS encoding microneme associated antigen, putative has product MQEQFFKGKFSILNGGLFSNLCRINPSQPKGNDTEGGPLKDERCLKNGESDEHAASITNYDKSEKMKKNFNSQLIYSYYNNFTANKLIEYEPEKKSTSSLYTYEKNRNNNEYNKNKKLCNTERNNNCRTQFNNNNNRINKQSNYEQFENNNENEISYFKEDNTIYNEFKKLKNDIIALQIMNVNLQKQVLASHVINNSNAIPQHIIINNKTEVASNTLNQVQNSNNNNNKKNGLIYMLLKKLLSSRINQMLIVSSFFISIYIAHKHWQRALKIAELQSKVNSNFILKSVKTIEELVGIRGR; this is encoded by the coding sequence ATGCAGGAGCAGTTCTTCAAAGGGAAGTTCAGCATTTTGAACGGGGGCCTGTTCAGCAACCTGTGCAGAATAAATCCGAGTCAGCCCAAAGGAAACGACACAGAAGGGGGACCCCTAAAAGATGAGCGATGTCTTAAAAATGGAGAATCGGACGAGCATGCCGCAAGCATAACAAACTATGACAAAtcagaaaaaatgaaaaagaattttAATTCGCAACTTATCTATTCATACTACAATAATTTTACAGCAAACAAACTTATTGAATATGAaccagaaaaaaaaagcacaAGCAGTTTATACACATATGAGAAAAATAGAaacaataatgaatataataaaaataaaaaattgtgtaaCACAGAAAGGAATAACAATTGTAGAACCCAatttaacaataataataacagaataaataagcaatcaaattatgaacagtttgaaaataataatgaaaatgaaatatcctattttaaagaagataatacaatttataatgaatttaaaaagttgaaaaatgatataatagcattacaaattatgaatgtaaatttacaaaaacaaGTTTTAGCTAGTCatgttataaataattcaaatgcAATACCTcagcatataataataaataacaaaacTGAAGTTGCATCAAATACTCTTAATCAGGTTCAAAACagtaacaataataacaacaaaaagaatggacttatatatatgttattaaaaaaactattAAGTAGTAGAATAAATCAAATGCTTATTGTctcatctttttttatttcaatttaTATCGCTCATAAGCATTGGCAACGTGCACTAAAAATAGCAGAACTTCAATCGAAAGTAAATTCAAACTTTATTCTTAAAAGTGTAAAAACGATAGAGGAGTTAGTAGGGATTCGAGGCCGTTGA
- a CDS encoding mitochondrial ribosomal protein L27 precursor, putative: protein MFFPSQIFKHFNNLTISPLSKIQNVRKNNSIVTYFSNGFVAKPSLRQHTFYTINNIRNIDKGGIKKNFINKKNICTSNILSTHFGKNMNMFINCLQNVNYNIWNYSNHFTNNNGTDFIKIFKRNKMVKTSSYRRKSRSSPNGQGQKAKIGIKRLSGEYVQTGQLLVKQRKIIAFNYEKKTRKRNFKYYPGENVKVAKNTSLISLTNGRVKYTFHVLQNILIVNVIPEELEELHEDDLYRYRTEHIKSFEENRSLIYLRMKNIVTFPKFKNTQYIKPPIKPQFLTKYDIYDNPTLKEVPILYHKKD from the coding sequence ATGTTTTTTCCTAGCcaaatatttaaacattttaacaatttaaCAATTTCTCCTCTTtcaaaaatacaaaatgtgcgcaaaaataattcaatagTAACTTATTTTAGTAATGGATTTGTCGCTAAGCCCAGTTTAAGACAACACACTTTTTATaccataaataatattaggAATATTGATAAGGgaggaataaaaaaaaattttataaacaaaaaaaatatatgcacaagCAATATATTAAGTACACattttggaaaaaatatgaacatgttcataaattgtttacaaaatgtaaattataatatatggaaTTATAGTAATcattttacaaataataatggtaccgattttataaaaatatttaaaagaaataaaatggtTAAAACTAGTTCCTATCGAAGGAAAAGTAGAAGTTCACCAAATGGGCAAGGCCAAAAAGCGAAAATTGGAATAAAGCGATTAAGCGGAGAATATGTACAGACAGGACAATTATTAGTTAAgcaaagaaaaattattgcatttaattatgaaaaaaaaacaagaaaaagaaactttaaatattatccAGGTGAAAATGTAAAAGTAGCAAAAAATACAAGTTTAATATCTTTGACAAATGGACGAgttaaatatacatttcatgttttacaaaatatattaattgttAATGTAATTCCGGAAGAGCTAGAAGAATTACATGAAGATGACCTATACAGGTATAGAACAGAACATATAAAATCCTTTGAAGAAAATCGaagtttaatatatttaagaatgaaaaatattgttacATTTcctaaatttaaaaacacACAATATATTAAACCTCCAATCAAACCACAATTTTTGACAAAATACGATATTTATGATAATCCAACATTAAAAGAGGTACCCATTTTGTATCACAAAAAGGATTGA
- a CDS encoding inorganic pyrophosphatase, putative — protein sequence MSSAIINPDNRNLLNKDVKNEYNVKTNNELKVNLNFHNNNIISNMFSNLSLYESMNNFFQINNKHYMLKYNNQLNQTDFNISYFQNINDKYVQISPWHDIDLMNDDGTYNMIVEIPKYNYIKLEIKLTEKFNVIKQDTKKGKLRYYHNSIYWNYGALPRTYEYPKHVYRCKSSDGQQIFFTGDDDPLDVIDIGRNSLKMGQIAPVKVLGAFTLIDEGQLDWKIIAINKYDENFSNINSLEDIEKYYPHTLNLMLEWFRSYKMADSKKLNIISKKLYNKQDSENLIKKVHDYYLEFLKDIKELSPSQSYESTHENNSSHATNSTECFQSSFSYQNSDNPVYNNLVQDVNIDYYKPDESYRPNLEIWTP from the exons atgaGTAGCGCAATAATAAATCCCGATAACCGaaatttgttaaataaggacgtaaaaaatgaatacaaTGTAAAGACAAATAATGAACTAAAAGTAAATCTTAATTTtcataacaataatataatttcaaaTATGTTTTCAAATTTAAGTTTATATGAGTCaatgaataatttttttcaaattaataataagcattatatgttaaaatataataatcaaTTAAATCAAACagattttaatatttcttattttcaaaacataaatgataaatatgtacaaaTATCACCATGGCATGATATCGATTTGATGAATGACGATGgaacatataatatgatCGTTGAAATaccaaaatataattatataaaattagaaataaaattaacagaaaaatttaatgttattaaacaagatacaaaaaaaggaaaactacgatattatcataattcTATATATTGGAATTATGGAGCATTACCTCGAACTTATGAGTATCCAAAACATGTGTATCGTTGCAAATCCTCGGATGGtcaacaaatattttttactggTGATGATGATCCATTGGATGTGATAGACATAGGAAGAAATAGTTTGAAGATGGGACAGATCGCCCCCGTTAAG GTTTTGGGCGCATTCACTTTGATTGACGAGGGTCAATTGGATTGGAAAATCATAGCTATCAAT aaatatgatgaaaacttttcaaatataaatagtttggaagatatagaaaaatattatcccCATACCTTGAATTTGATGTTAGAATGGTTTCGCTCATATAAAATGGCTGATTCGAAAAAgctaaatataatatcaaaaaaattatataataaacaagatagtgaaaatttaataaaaaaagtacatgattattatttagaATTTTTGAAAGACATTAAAGAATTATCACCAAGTCAATCATATGAAAGTACacatgaaaataatagtagTCATGCTACAAATAGTACTGAATGCTTTCAAAGTTCATTTTCGTATCAAAATTCAGATAATCCTgtatataacaatttagTTCAAGATGTCAATATCGATTACTACAAGCCTGATGAGTCATATAGACCAAATCTGGAAATATGGACTccataa